In Carya illinoinensis cultivar Pawnee chromosome 10, C.illinoinensisPawnee_v1, whole genome shotgun sequence, one DNA window encodes the following:
- the LOC122278616 gene encoding uncharacterized protein LOC122278616, which produces MNWLCWNCRGLGNPRTVLELHLWVKVKVPNFVFLMETKCSREKVELVRNLLGFDCSFTVDCRGLSGGLVFLWHGLSNLELESYSRSYISMIHKGLDDKEMLLTGFYGSPQVDQRENSWSLLRALKPNNGRAWVCAGDFNEILHQHEKPGAAMRPYCQMQKFRAVVDDCGLSDLGFRGNKFTWSNNRETNQFTKERLDRGLGNSQLSLMFSYIDIHTLPAQSSDHSPLFVSMSNDLNNCFQKRHLFRYECSWDKKEECIKIVEEEWRSKVARGSKLYSVLGGLTLCKKALTRWKKNCYKNNKELVLEHLQVISRLQEENMGQSGAVIKEKQKVVDQLLAEDDLRWK; this is translated from the coding sequence ATGAACTGGTTAtgttggaactgtcgagggcttggaaaccctcggacagttcttGAGCTTCATCTATGGGTGAAGGTAAAGGTcccaaattttgttttcttaatggaaacaaaatgcAGTAGAGAGAAGGTGGAGTTGGTTAGGAATTTGTTGGGCTTTGACTGCAGTTTCACTGTGGATTGCAGAGGGTTAAGTGGTGGCTTAGTCTTTCTCTGGCATGGCTTGAGTAATTTGGAACTAGAATCTTATTCTAGATCCTATATTTCTATGATTCATAAGGGCTTGGATGATAAGGAAATGCTCCTTACAGGATTCTATGGATCCCCTCAAGTTGATCAAAGAGAGAATAGTTGGAGTTTGTTGAGGGCTTTGAAGCCAAATAATGGTAGAGCCTGGGTCTGTGcaggtgatttcaatgagataCTGCATCAACATGAGAAGCCTGGGGCTGCTATGAGGCCTTATTGTCAAATGCAGAAGTTTAGAGCAGTAGTGGATGATTGTGGTCTTAGTGATCTGGGCTTCCGTGGCAACAAGTTTACTTGGAGTAATAACAGGGAAACCAACCAGTTTACCAAAGAAAGATTGGATAGGGGCTTGGGCAATTCACAGTTATCTCTCATGTTCAGTTATATAGATATTCACACTCTTCCTGCTCAATCTTCAGATCACTCTCCACTTTTTGTTTCTATGTCCAATGATCTCAACAACTGTTTTCAGAAAAGGCATTTGTTTAGATATGAATGCTCTTGGGACAAGAAGGAGGAATGCATAAAGATTGTTGAAGAAGAATGGAGATCAAAAGTAGCAAGGGGAAGCAAACTCTACTCCGTTTTGGGAGGCTTGACACTATGCAAAAAGGCTCTCACTAGATGGAAAAAGAACTGTTATAAAAACAATAAGGAGTTGGTGTTAGAACATTTGCAGGTTATTTCGAGGCTTCAAGAGGAGAATATGGGGCAGTCTGGGGCTGTTATTAAGGAGAAGCAGAAGGTAGTAGATCAATTGCTAGCAGAAGATGATTTAAGATGGAAGTAA